From the genome of Oncorhynchus masou masou isolate Uvic2021 unplaced genomic scaffold, UVic_Omas_1.1 unplaced_scaffold_12294, whole genome shotgun sequence:
CCTCGACACAGTTCACTGCTGAACAACATGCTGTTATATTGTATATGAGTTAGGAGCCTGTGCTCATGCCACATgtctggatttaaaaaaaaaaaaaaaaaaacttcccaAATTCTTTGTCAGATGGTCGAGCACCATCCTCAGTCAATTgcttacatttttaaaataaaggaTAAAATCTTACTACGGCATACAATTGAGCAAAACACAGGACCGTAAATATGATATGAGGGGATAGACATTCATACCTGGGTCCAGGAGGAGGGACTTGTCCAGCTTTCAGTTCGTCAATGATCTGATCAATGTCTTTAGGACTCAGGTCCTCCTGTAAGCCAGAGGGCAGCAACACATCACAGATCCATATTCAGACAATGAAACCATCCTGCTACATCGAATAAAACCAGTCGATTTACCCAGTAAAACTACCCTGACACATAAAACCAGTCTATTTGCCCAGTAAAGCTACCCTTGACACATAAAACCAGCTTCGATTTACCCAGTAAAACTACCCTGACACATAAAACCAGTCTATTTTACCCAGTAAAACTACCCTGACACATAAAACCAGTCTATTTACCCAGTCAAACTACCTGACACATAAACCAGTCTATTTACCCAGTAAAACTACTCCTGACACATAAAACCAGTCGATTTACCCAGTAAAACTACCCTGACACATAAAACCAGTCTATTTACCCAGTAAAACTACCCCTGACACATAAAACCAGTCTATATACCCAGTGAAACTACCCTGACACATAAAACCAGTCTATTTACCCAGTAAAACTACCCTGACACATAAAACCAGTCGATTTACCCAGTAAAACTACCCTGACACATAAAACCAGTCGATTTACCCAGTAAAACTACCCTGACACATAAAACCAGTCTATATACCCAGTGAAACTACCCTGACACATAAAACCAGTCTATTTACCCAGTAAAACTACCCTGACACATAAAACCAGTCTATTTACCCAGTAAAACTACCCTGACACATAAAACCAGTCTATTTACCCAGTAAAACTACCCTGACACATAAAACCAGTTCGATAACCTAAATGAGTGAAATTTGTATTGCTATATTTATTCAattacaacaaaaaaaatcaGTTCTGCTTAATTCTTAATTCAGCACGAGGGTTGTGGTTTACAGAGAGCCTTAGTGGTTTTCCAACAAACAGACGGTACTAATGGAGAACTAGAGACCAACGAACAGACGGTACTAATGGAGAACTAGAGACCAACTAACAGATGGTACTAATGGAGAACTAGAGACCAACGAACAGATGGTACTAATGGAGAACTAGAGACCAACTAACAGACAGTACTAATGGAGAACTAGAGACCAACTAACAGACGATACTGACGGAGAACTAGAGACCAACTAACAGACGGTACTAATGGAGAACTAGAGACCAACTAACAGACGGTACTAATGGAGAACTAGAGACCAACTAACAGACGGTACTAATGGAGAACTAGAGAAGAGACCAACTAACAGACGGTACTAATGGAGAACTAGAGAAGAGACCAACTAACAGACGGTACTAATGGAGAACTAGAGAAGAGACCAACTCCTCTAATATTTTTGCAGGTATCATTTTGAGAATATCTCAGTGTTATCTTGGTGCTCGTCCGCTGCACCAAAACCCCAGTGTTTTTCCTTCACAACTTGTtctccatattttttttaaatcgggaGCCTGTTTGTTTTCAGTACTTTTATTTCAATGCCTGATCAAAACGTGTTTTCTCATGGGTTTCttgttcctctgcagcagatataTGGTAAGCAATattgtttggaacatcgaatcacaataaatcaaaaaaaaaaaaatcacagtatTGAATCGCAATACATGTTGTATCGGCACAGAAGTATGGTGAGGTTCCTGGCCAGATCCAGTATACTCACGTAGTAGTTGTCGTTGATCTGGACCATGGGAGCGTTAACACAGGCACCAAGACACTCCACCTCTATTAGAGAGAACATCTTGTCTGCAGTCATCCCTCCTACCTTGATgcctgagggaggaggaggaggaggaggaagaggttttGGCTTATAAGACTGATCTGATAGAAGGATTGGtgaactgatcccagatcagtttgtgctttTTAACGacattgtcaagccaaacatgtTCTGCATGACAATTGGATAAAGAGTTGGCAAGAGAGTAGAAACCGACTGGAACCCAGCATCTTGACACTGCAAAGAAACGACTTAATATTCACACAAAAAATATACAGTAGGTTTAGCCATCATCTTTAAGTAGTAGTGAAAAATAATTTTAATTGATTCTTAGTTCTCTGAAGCAAGCTTAATTCTCTACTCTAAACAATCCATTACTGTTGCGTACACTAGGGTTGGGCGATATTACAATAGCATCATCCAACTACGACGATTGACAGCCATTGTCGATtggtaacatttacatttacatttaagtcatttacacgctcttatccagagcgacttacaaattggtgaattcaccttctgacaccagtggaacagccactttacaatagtgcatctaaatcatttaagggggggggggggtgagaaggattgctttatcctatcctaggtattccttgaagaggtggggtttcaggtgtctccggaaggtggtgattgactccgctgtcctggcgtcgtgagggagtttgttccaccattggggggccagagcagcgaacagttttgactaaTGTGACTAATGTAATGTGACAGATGATGGTTTACCCTATTTGAACTGGACTGGTGTCGAGCAGTGAAGAACAGTCTCACAGCTATAGACTATAGCCTACACCCATTCTTCATTATCTTATTTCGGacacactaactacactatatatacaaaagtatgtgggcaccccttcaaatgagtggattcggcttctttcagccacacccgttgctgacaggtgtatacaaatcgagcacaccaccatgcaatctccatagacaaacattg
Proteins encoded in this window:
- the LOC135529992 gene encoding NADH dehydrogenase [ubiquinone] flavoprotein 2, mitochondrial-like, encoding MNKVAEVLEVPPMRIYEVATFYTMFLRQPVGKYHIQICTTTPCMLCDSDSILEALQNKLGIKVGGMTADKMFSLIEVECLGACVNAPMVQINDNYYEDLSPKDIDQIIDELKAGQVPPPGPRYE